The nucleotide window CACAATCATCCGGTTGATGCTCGTCCCAAGTTTCATGAAGCTGTTTGGCGACTGGAACTGGTGGCTGCCTTTTAAGAAGAATACGAGATAGTGATCAATAATAGTCGTCCGGCCTGGTGAAAATGGGCTGGGCGGCTGTTTTTAATTCTGTTACTTAGAAATTGTGGTGAGACGATTGAGGTTTCTTTCAATTAGAGAGGTATCGGTTGAACGATCTTGAGTTTATTAGAACTTTTACCGGGGTTATTAGAAGAAGTTGTGTGGTTATTAGAACTTCCGCCACTTTTATTAGAAACTCGGGTGAAACGGTTGACGGTTAAACTGCTTTTCCTTTCAATTGTGGGAGCCCGGGTGGCCGGTCTTGATTTTATTAGAACATCTCGCGCATATATTAGAACAACTTGGTGCGATATTAGCACATCCGCCCCCGATATTAGAAAATCTCGAACACTTATTAGCACATTGGACAAAGATATTAGAAAATCGCACTTTTATTAGAACATTTTAAAATATATTAGAACATTCCACCTGTTTATTAGAAAACAACAACCTCCCAGCGCCAAAACACAAACAATAATCCCCCTCACCAGTATGCCGGCGAAGGGGGATTATTTAACCTATATTCAACTGTTCCTCAACCGGAAGCATAACTGAATTTACATCGCTCAACTCTTCACTTTTGTTCAACTCGATTTGTTTCGGGTCTTTCGGTTCCCACAACATGTAAAATACTTGAATTACAATGACAATAGCAATGGATACTACTAAAATTGTACCGATGATAATTTTGACCATTTTATTTCCGGACATTTCCTTCGATGAATTCTGTTGTGTCATACTTCGATTCCCTCACTTATCTATTTTGAAAGGCGGAAACCTTCCTCACGTAAATATGCGACAGCGTCTTCACGCGTACCGAATGTTTCCTCTAAATTTCCTTGATGATAAATATTCCAAGAACGATCGTTAAACTCAAGCTCAAGCTTCGTCGTGCCTTCACGTGATATCCATGTCTCGACAATCGGTAAAATCTCTTCTTCTTCCTCAGATAAGTAGTTGATGGAATCGCGCACGATTTCACGCAACGCTTCCTCGCTGTAGTCGCGAATATTAACAAGCCCGTTATCGCCAGCTTCTTTTTCATATTTCAATAAGTCGCCCACGAAAACAAAGCCATTGCCGTTTGGATGCAGCTTTTCTACAACGATTGATTTTTCGTAAAGACTTCCTTCAAAGTGATAATTCACTCGTTTTAATGAAATTTCCTTTTTAGTCAACTGAGGAAATGATTCGATAATTTCTTGTTTTTGTTCAAATGTTAGCATTGTATGCTCCTTTTAAATGTCTTTTCAATTAATAAGTATACCGTTTCCGGCGAAAATTAAAAAGCGAAGCATATGCTTATCACATATGTCCCGCTAAATTTATTACACATTCTTTGTGGCTGCTTCTTTAATCTGTTTGCGTTCTTCATAAATATTTTGAACGATTACTTTAAGGACACAGTACGTAGGAATGGCGATTAAAATTCCGATAAAACCGGCAATATTCCCTGCTGCCAATACGATTGAAATTACCGTCAACGGATGGATATCCAAAGAACGTCCCATAACATTCGGTGTAATCAGGTTACTTTCTACTTGTTGTGCGATAAGCGTTACAACACCGACCCAAATAATGTCAAATGGGTTATTAAGAAGTGCTACAATCACTGCCGGTACGAGGGAAAGCCATGGTCCGATAAATGGAATCATATTCATGAAAAATGCAAAAAGAGCAAGTAACAATGAATAATCCAAACCAATGATCAAATAACCGATGTACATCATAATCGCGAGTAAAAAGCTGACCAGTACCTGTCCCTGTACATAGCTTCTTAATACGTTATCGATATCTTCCAATGTTTTCTTCACCCATGTGCGGCGTTCCCCGGAAAATATACCGTAAATTTGAGGAGCGAATTTTTCATGGTCTTTCAACATAAAAATAAAGAAAAATGGCGCCAGTACCAATGTTAATGTTACCGTTACCGCTCCACTCAAAAATGAAACTAGATATTTACTACTAGCGACAGCAATATCTTGAATAGAAGTGGTTACTGATGCTATAAACTCTTCTATTTGCGGTGGCAGCATCGGGATATTTTCCCTATTATCTAAAATAAAATCAGCTGCTTCTTCAATATCCTTAGCGATCGTCGGTGCATTTTCAACAAGTCTGTTAACTTGGTTTGCAATCGGAGTACCAACTAGAATCAGAAAGCCTGCTAATAAACCAGCAATTATAAGGACAATCGTTATTAAACTTCCCCATCTCGGCATACCTCGCTTTTCCAATATACGCTGCAATGGCTCCGAAATATAATAGAGCACCCCACCGAGTAATAACGGTACAAGAATTGTCGTAAAAATGATGATAATCGGATTAAAAATCGGATGAATTTCAATAAAATATTTGATGATTAATAATGTAAGTAAAATTCCTACGCCCACTTGGAACCACAGTTTTCTGGTCATCGGCTCACTCTCTTTCTCAAACTTTCTTTTCCTTTTAATTTTCACTATACTATGTACGTTTTAGCATGCCACAAAGCTTCATAAAATACAAAAAATAAAAAAGGATTGTTTCGCAAAATAATATTTGCGAAACGCACCTCATAAATTTTATAGCTTTTTGTCGTCAATTGAATTTAAATAGTCTTCGATTGTCCCTACAACCGACTCCACACAGCCGTCGTCAAATGGCGAGATTAAGCCCGCTTCCTCAACAAGTTTTGTGAAAGCAAATGAACCGCCAAGACTGCATAGGTGCAGATAGTCTTTCCAAGCGCCTTCAAAATCTTCTCGTGAACGCTTCCAGAACTGGAATGCACAAATTTGCGCTAATGTGTAGTCGATATAATAGAATGGAGATGAATAAATATGGCCTTGGCGCTGCCAAATAGCTCCTGATTCTAAATAGTCATGACCATCATAGTCTCGATGCGGTAAATACTTCGATTCGATTTCCTTCCATGCAGCATTGCGCTCAGCTGGTGTCATTTGCGGGTTTTCATACACGACATGCTGGAACTCATCGACCGCTACACCGTATGGCAAGAATAGTAGCCCGCTGCTTAAGTGCGAGAATTTATACTTATCAGTCTGGTGCTTGAAGAATAGCTCCATCCAAGGCCACGTGAAGAATTCCATACTCATAGAATGGATTTCTGCTGACTCATATGTCGGCCATAAGTATTCCGGAATCCCAATATTTCGGCTTGAATACACTTGGAATGCATGTCCTGCCTCATGTGTCAGTACATCGATATCACCAGATGTGCCATTAAAGTTCGAGAAGATGAACGGTGATTCGTAGTCTTCGATAAACGTACAGTATCCGCCGCTTTCCTTACCTTTTTTCGCAACCAGATCCATCAGGTCATGTTCGATCATATAGTTGAAGAACTCACCTGTTTCTTCTGATAGTTCTTCGTACATTTTTTTACCGTTATTAATAATCCATTCCGGGTCACCTTGAGGAACGGCATTTCCTGTTAGGAATGTTAAGCCTTCATCATAGAATTTGAAGTCTTCCACACCGATGCGTTCTGCTTGGCGCTCGTACAGTTTTGTTGCAAGCGGCACGATGTTTTCACGTACTTGCTCACGGAATTTTGCGACCATCTCTGCATTGTAGTCAACACGGTTCATATTGACATAGGCAAGTTCCACATAGTTTTTAAATCCTAATTTTGCCGCGATTTCATGACGAAGCTTTACTAACTCATCATAAATCTGATCGAATTTTTCTTTATTCGAAGCATAGAAATCTGCACTCGCTTCACGTGCCGCTTTACGAACTTCACGCTCAGTCGATTCAGCATATGGTCCAAGCTGTGCCAATGTCAATGTTTTGCCGTCAAATTCAATCTGAGCCGAAGCAACGAGCTTGCTGTATTCAGATGTTAATCTGTTTTCTTTTTGCATAAGCTCGATTACTGCAGGAGAGAAACCTTTCAATAAATTTTCGGCTAATGCAAATAGCTGCGTGCCCCATTTTTCTTCCAGTTGTGCACGGAAAGGCGATTTCACCAGTTCTGTATAGTAATTAAAAACAAGCTCATCTGCCATTGGGCTTACTTCATCAAAATAGTCACGCTCTTTTTGGTAGTAATCGTCATTTGTATCAATTGATGCACGTACATAGACAAGATTGGCCATTGTAGAAAATGTATTGCGGATCGCATTTAATTTTTCGATCACTTCGCTTTGTTCATCTACAGTAGTTGCAGCTTTAAATTCTTCCAATAATGCAGCTGTCTGTTCTTTCATTTGTTCTAAATCCGGACGTTTATAGTCAAAGTCTTTAAATGTTACCAAACTCGTTCACCTCATCTGTTCAATTCATTCGGAATTCGAAATTCCCTCTATTTTATTATTTATGATTATGGCAAAAATTGCAATTATTTTCAGAATATTTATCCAGCATTATTTTAGGCTATAAGTCATAAAAAAATAAGCAGCCGAGAAAAGGTCTCTGCTGCTTATATCGGTCTTTATATTTTGAATTTATCCATTTCCAATACAACTTGCCGAGAATGGCTATCCAACTCTTCAACCGCTTTTGTTAAATCATCGACTACGAGTGTTTGTTCATCTGAAGCAAGGGCCAAATGTTTTGCATAGTCGGAAGTATCATTCACTAGACGGCTCATTTCCTCAGTCGAAGCTAAAATTTGTTCTGCACCTGCCGACATTTGTTCAACAACTGCTGAATCGTCCTGAATGCGATTGTTGACATTCAATACAGAATTTAAAATCTGTTCTAAGCGCTGACCGATTTCACCTACTGCCACCGTTCCTTCTTTAACATCCGTTGTCGTCATATCAATCTCAACTAGTAAACGGTCCGTAATATGCGAGAATTTTTGCAGGTGACCGGAAATTTCCTCCGCTGATGTACGGGACATTTCTGCCAGTTTCTTCACTTCATCCGCCACAACCGCAAATCCTTTTCCGGCTTCTCCGGCACGTGCTGCTTCAATTGCTGCATTCAGCGCCAGTAAATTCGTCTGATCCGAAATATTCGTAATGACTGTCACCATTTCTTTGATCGAGTGGAAGTTTTCTCCCATTTCTTTAACAAGCACAGCTGTATTTTCAACCGATTTTTCTACCCCCTGAATCTGCCCGACTACATTACCGGAACTTTGTGCGCCATCTTCAACAAGGTTTGTCATATCAGAAGAAATTTCGGCAATCTCATTGAATGTATCAGCCAGTTTCTGAATGCCGATTGCCATTTCATTCATTGCGGCATTTACTTCATTGTTGCTTACTTGCTGTAATGAACCGCTGTGTGAAATTGTGGTAATATTTTCTACCATTTTTCCGTTTGATGTGTTCACACGTTCTGTAGATTTTTCGATTAGATCGACAACTTGTCCAAGTCCATCTGTCCGTTCCTTCAATACTTGGAATGTGGCAGATAACTCGACAAGCGAGCTTTGGAAATTTTTTGCGAACGCTGTGATTTCATTGTTCGTTTTAAAATTCAGCTTATCTAACATCGCCTGTGATTCAACAATATCACCTGAAGCCAGATTTTCTGCTGCTTTATTCAATGTTTGTAATGGAGATAATGCCCGACGGATATAAGAATAGATTCCGAATAAGGCTGCTATAAAAATAATGATGAAAATGAGCGCAATAATTGGGACAATTTCTTTTGCTACATTCTCTGTTAAAGCAGAAATATACGATGCGTCGATATCAACACCTAAATAGGCTATCGTTTCTCCTGCATCATTTTTAACCGGAACAATACCGGTAATATATTCACCAAAATCACTGCTTAAAAGATCGGATGCGAACCGGCCGTCTTCGTTAACACGCTCAATATGCTCATACTTTGTAGAGCCTGATGGGTCACCCAGCATTCCGGCGTTTTCGGTATCATCTGCCGGCATACCATCAACTAATAAGGTAACTTCCCCATTCTCCTCTGGAACAAAATAGGTATAGGCATACAAGACACCATTGTATTCGCGTAATTCATTTAACTGTTCACGTAATTCCCAATATGTTGCATTTGCTTCCGGCTCTTCAATAAGTTGTTCATACTTTTCTACATCTATATAATTTACGATATTACTAGCTACTTCTATCGTACGTTCTTTCACCGATGACTGAACTGAACGAGCGGAATTAAACTGAAGCATAATAATCGTTAATAGTAAAATAACGGCGAAAATAATGCCGATCATCAATATGATTCTACTACCTAATTTGTCCATTCTTTTCATAACCTGTTTTATCTCCTAGTATAATATTTGATTGTTAAATTTATTTTGAATTATAGGTTATTTAAATGCAACTTCTTTCGGTAAATCCTATATACTATTAACGAATAATAAGTCAATAGCAC belongs to Solibacillus sp. FSL W7-1436 and includes:
- a CDS encoding methyl-accepting chemotaxis protein, with the translated sequence MKRMDKLGSRIILMIGIIFAVILLLTIIMLQFNSARSVQSSVKERTIEVASNIVNYIDVEKYEQLIEEPEANATYWELREQLNELREYNGVLYAYTYFVPEENGEVTLLVDGMPADDTENAGMLGDPSGSTKYEHIERVNEDGRFASDLLSSDFGEYITGIVPVKNDAGETIAYLGVDIDASYISALTENVAKEIVPIIALIFIIIFIAALFGIYSYIRRALSPLQTLNKAAENLASGDIVESQAMLDKLNFKTNNEITAFAKNFQSSLVELSATFQVLKERTDGLGQVVDLIEKSTERVNTSNGKMVENITTISHSGSLQQVSNNEVNAAMNEMAIGIQKLADTFNEIAEISSDMTNLVEDGAQSSGNVVGQIQGVEKSVENTAVLVKEMGENFHSIKEMVTVITNISDQTNLLALNAAIEAARAGEAGKGFAVVADEVKKLAEMSRTSAEEISGHLQKFSHITDRLLVEIDMTTTDVKEGTVAVGEIGQRLEQILNSVLNVNNRIQDDSAVVEQMSAGAEQILASTEEMSRLVNDTSDYAKHLALASDEQTLVVDDLTKAVEELDSHSRQVVLEMDKFKI
- a CDS encoding M3 family oligoendopeptidase, whose protein sequence is MVTFKDFDYKRPDLEQMKEQTAALLEEFKAATTVDEQSEVIEKLNAIRNTFSTMANLVYVRASIDTNDDYYQKERDYFDEVSPMADELVFNYYTELVKSPFRAQLEEKWGTQLFALAENLLKGFSPAVIELMQKENRLTSEYSKLVASAQIEFDGKTLTLAQLGPYAESTEREVRKAAREASADFYASNKEKFDQIYDELVKLRHEIAAKLGFKNYVELAYVNMNRVDYNAEMVAKFREQVRENIVPLATKLYERQAERIGVEDFKFYDEGLTFLTGNAVPQGDPEWIINNGKKMYEELSEETGEFFNYMIEHDLMDLVAKKGKESGGYCTFIEDYESPFIFSNFNGTSGDIDVLTHEAGHAFQVYSSRNIGIPEYLWPTYESAEIHSMSMEFFTWPWMELFFKHQTDKYKFSHLSSGLLFLPYGVAVDEFQHVVYENPQMTPAERNAAWKEIESKYLPHRDYDGHDYLESGAIWQRQGHIYSSPFYYIDYTLAQICAFQFWKRSREDFEGAWKDYLHLCSLGGSFAFTKLVEEAGLISPFDDGCVESVVGTIEDYLNSIDDKKL
- a CDS encoding AI-2E family transporter, with amino-acid sequence MTRKLWFQVGVGILLTLLIIKYFIEIHPIFNPIIIIFTTILVPLLLGGVLYYISEPLQRILEKRGMPRWGSLITIVLIIAGLLAGFLILVGTPIANQVNRLVENAPTIAKDIEEAADFILDNRENIPMLPPQIEEFIASVTTSIQDIAVASSKYLVSFLSGAVTVTLTLVLAPFFFIFMLKDHEKFAPQIYGIFSGERRTWVKKTLEDIDNVLRSYVQGQVLVSFLLAIMMYIGYLIIGLDYSLLLALFAFFMNMIPFIGPWLSLVPAVIVALLNNPFDIIWVGVVTLIAQQVESNLITPNVMGRSLDIHPLTVISIVLAAGNIAGFIGILIAIPTYCVLKVIVQNIYEERKQIKEAATKNV